A segment of the Coleofasciculus sp. FACHB-T130 genome:
ATCAAGCGACCTCCTTGTGAAATTGGTGTTACATCGCCAAATCCAACTGTTGTCATTGTGACAATAGAGAAATATACAGCATCCAAAAAAGTAGCGAATACTTGAGGATTTACTGGATGCTCAACTTGATAAATCAAGCCGGAATAAACAAATATGATTGCTAATAAAGTAAATAATATTCGAGCTGAAATCTCTCCATCTTCATTGATGGTGCGACCAAATAATCTTTTACCTTCTATGAATCGAAGAAATCGCAAAATCCTAAACCATCGAAATACCCGGATAAAGCTGATATCTACCACTCCTAATAAAAATGGCAATATTGCTACTAAATCTATAATTGAATAAACACTTAATATATGTTGAACTTTATTGTCTGCACACCATAAACGAAGCAAATATTCCCATGCAAAAAGTAGGAAAATTGCATAGTCTATAGTATTAAGATTAATTCGGACGTAATTTGGGAGTGGATAGGTTTCGATAACAAAAATTGCTGAAGACAGCAAAATCATTCCTGTAATTAGGAAGTTGAACGCTTTTCCTGTTGGTGTTTCAATGTCTTCTAAATAAAAAGCAATTTTTTGCCGCATCTAGATAAAATCACAAAACGAAAAGTGGCAGCTTGATATCAAACAGGAGAAAGTCGGGTAATCGATAATCGGTAAAAATCTTTAAAGATAGAGCGATAAATCACGTTTGAATTTTGAATTAATTATTTTGAATAACTCAAAGTTTTTGTTTCTTTTTTAACAAAGCAAACCTCAGTGATAGTTGCTCAACTCCCAAAAAACAGCAGCGAAAACCCACTTAAGTATAGGAGTAGAATTAAAAAACTCTCGAAGCTAATATTTCCAATTCCATGTGTTTCCCGCCGCAACAAGCCCAAAACTAGAATGACGGTCATCAGGATCGTCAACGCGATCGCAAAAATCTGAGGCTGTGCCAAAGCATGATAAATCGAACCCTGCCGATAAGCAAAGTCAGAGAACGCCACCAGCATCACATCGAAGCTATTTCCCCCGATAACGCCACTCACCGCAAGCGTCAGCGCCCCTCGTCGCACCGCCGCGATGGTTGTTACCAGTTCCGGTAGGGCAGTTGACAAAGCGGTAAAAAGCCCTCCTACCATCGTTTCAGAAAGACCGCTGTGCATAGAGATCGAGATTCCAGCTTCCGCCACAAAATAACCGGCACTGGCAAGCAGCCCCGCCAGCAAAGCGAACCTTAACCACAACACAGTCAATTTAGTACCCTCGGAATTATCTGCCTCCGGTTCGTCAACTTGCGTTTCCGCAGTCCGCCGAGGCCACCACATGGGCGTAGTTTGAGCCTCTGCCGCCAAACGTAAGCCAAAGATATAAGCGGCTGGGATAAGGAACGAGGCGGGATGAATTCCAAAAAAACTGACATCTGGCCCAGACATTGCCATCAGAGGAATTGCTAATAAAGCAACCAGAAGTGTTGCCTGCATCAGATTTGGCACGGAGGCAGCTGCGTGTGTCAGGTTGGCTTTCCCATAGGCAAGATCGGCAATGCTGAGAAATGCTGTTTGGGCAGCAATCCCTCCTAAAGCACTACTGATGGCAAGTTCGGCGTGACCTCCGGCGGCGGCGGTGACAGAGGTAACAATGCCTGCTAATGAGGTGCTACCGCCGAGGAACAAGGCACCCATCAGTGCTTCTCCAAGACCCGTTTCATCCGCTAGACGATCCGCTGTGCTTGCCATCATCGTTCCTATAACGGCAATCACCGCAGCAGCGATAAAAAAAACACTAATACTCAGGGTTAAGGAATCAAACACATCCACCTACTATGGTTCGGTTAATTTTTTCAATGCAAAATATTTGATTGCCCCAAGCAGAGTTTCTAAGGGGAAAATTTCTCCACCCTTTTGCAAAGGAGGGAAATTGGCTTATAGCAATGTTTTCCAGAGGGTTGCAGGATCTCCCGATCCGGAAAAGCAGACCGTATTGTGTTTAGGGATACCTCCCCTAGAGTTTTGGGTTTTTGGGTATCTAACCCAAACTGTATTGGTATATCCACCGCTTTTGTCTGGTAGTTATTGTCAAAGTAAGCACCCTGAGAATGGCTCCCTAAGCTTCATTATTCCTTGCACAGCTTTTCAGGTGCCTGTACTAGAAGTCAGATTCAGCAAAAATTTCTCGTAGAGCGATCGCTCTTTTTGTATGCTCCTATACACGGCTTCGCGCGTTTCTTAGCGCTAGCTACAACAATCAGCAAAGCGACAGCGCGGCACATCTAAAATAGCGAGTGTGATTTTACAACAGAAGAAGCCAGCATGAAACGCGATCGCATTGCACCCGGACCCGGTCAAGAGTCAGTCTGGGATTACCCTCGTCCCCCGCGTCTTGAGGAATCATCCAAGCACATCCAGATCGTCTTCAACGGCGTCACAATTGTTGATACTCAGCGGGCAAAGCGCGTACTAGAAACCAGTCACCCGCCTGTCTACTACATTCCTCCCCTAGATATCAAAATGGAATATCTAGTGCGAACTCTTCAGGAATCGTTTTGTGAATGGAAGGGAGGCGCTTTCTACTACACAGTCGTTGTCAGTGACAAACAGGCACCGAATGCCGCTTGGGGTTATCCCAATCCCACACCAAACTTCGCCAGCATCAAGAACTATCTCGCTTTCTATCCCCAGATGATGGATGTTTGTTCGGTCGATGGAGAACAAGTGCAGCCGCAACCTGGAGGTTTCTACGGCGGTTGGATCACCAGCGATATTGTTGGCCCGTTCAAAGGTGAGCCAGGAACCTGGGGCTGGTAGTATTTTCCAGGGGTGTACACCAGATGTACAAGATGTACACCCCTACTCTGCCTAGAACTCATTTAAGAAAATCCGGTCAATCCCTGGCATTGCCGTCTCTTCCACCATCGTTCTGGCGTGCGTTCCGGGTCTTCATCTTCAAAATACTTCGGGACGCTACTCTCCGTAAGCGGGAGGTTTTGATTATTAAGAGTGGAATCCTCTGCTGACCCGTTTTTGTCGAGGTTACAGAAGAGTGGCGAATCGACAGAGGCGGCGTCAGCCTCATCCAATCTGTTCTCTATTTTTGCGGAGGTGGCATCAGCTTTATTGCCAAAACTTCTTAGATCGTAAGTAGCCGAATTGTTAGGGAATGGCATTGTTTTATAACCGCTGAATAAACTAAATTTGAAACTTTTAAACAGAAAGATGTTCTACTTTGGAGTATAGCTTATTGAAAATTAGTTTCAATAAGTTTTATGACTTAAAGCTAGAGAAAGCCACTGGTATATCCTCAGCCGTTCTAGCGAACAGTGTTTGAGACAGAAAGAGAAATTACAAAGAATATCTTCTTGCACGCGATGGCATAATTCAGTTATCGTGGGAAGCCCTTCTTGGTCTAGAATGCGCTTGTCGAGAAGGGTATTCTTAAATCATGGCAAATCAACAGTATCCGATTCCCGTTGTCGTCAACGGTGCGGCTGGAAAAATGGGTCGCGAAGTCGTCAAAGCCGTTGCTCAAGCAGACGATATGACTTTGCTGGGGGCAATCGATCGCTCTTTGGAATACCAGGGTCAAGACGTTGGAGAAGTGGCGGGTTGCGAACCCTTGGAAGTTCCCATTGTCAGTGACTTACAAGGGATGC
Coding sequences within it:
- a CDS encoding ion transporter, encoding MRQKIAFYLEDIETPTGKAFNFLITGMILLSSAIFVIETYPLPNYVRINLNTIDYAIFLLFAWEYLLRLWCADNKVQHILSVYSIIDLVAILPFLLGVVDISFIRVFRWFRILRFLRFIEGKRLFGRTINEDGEISARILFTLLAIIFVYSGLIYQVEHPVNPQVFATFLDAVYFSIVTMTTVGFGDVTPISQGGRLMTVLMILTGIALIPWQLGDLIKRLVKTANQVQTLCPTCGLSSHDTDARFCKICGAKLEKLTGS
- a CDS encoding sodium:calcium antiporter, producing MFDSLTLSISVFFIAAAVIAVIGTMMASTADRLADETGLGEALMGALFLGGSTSLAGIVTSVTAAAGGHAELAISSALGGIAAQTAFLSIADLAYGKANLTHAAASVPNLMQATLLVALLAIPLMAMSGPDVSFFGIHPASFLIPAAYIFGLRLAAEAQTTPMWWPRRTAETQVDEPEADNSEGTKLTVLWLRFALLAGLLASAGYFVAEAGISISMHSGLSETMVGGLFTALSTALPELVTTIAAVRRGALTLAVSGVIGGNSFDVMLVAFSDFAYRQGSIYHALAQPQIFAIALTILMTVILVLGLLRRETHGIGNISFESFLILLLYLSGFSLLFFGS
- a CDS encoding DUF427 domain-containing protein encodes the protein MKRDRIAPGPGQESVWDYPRPPRLEESSKHIQIVFNGVTIVDTQRAKRVLETSHPPVYYIPPLDIKMEYLVRTLQESFCEWKGGAFYYTVVVSDKQAPNAAWGYPNPTPNFASIKNYLAFYPQMMDVCSVDGEQVQPQPGGFYGGWITSDIVGPFKGEPGTWGW